GGTGAGCAGCAAGAATCCGCATGACTTGTCAATGCTCGAaaccttcttcgtcttcttctgatTGCGTCTGTATCGTTGTTGCTCTCACTTATGTAACTCGAAAGCATCAGGTGTTTCATTGACGTTTAGACCATCTTCGATGAGCTCTTCACTCTCTCTCGGCGGTGCTAAAGGCTAGAGAGAAACAATTGGGCCTAAAGGAGCCTATAACATATTTAATGGGCTTCTTTTATGCTTGCATATTGAAACTTTTATGGATCCatgtgttagtttttttttctatgatacGAGATATTTGTTGGTAAAGGAATTCATAATGATTGTTTAAAGACGTACtgtcttaaaaattaaaaacaccaTGTAACccaaaatactaataaaaactaaaaatagaatttatatttctatatttaattTCGTCAGGCATGtaataatgtaatatatatatatatatatatatatatatatggtacgcgaaaaaaaatataatatatcaatTTGAAAACAAGGAGTGATGTTTGATAGCCAAAAGCCACCCCCGTGACCTAATTCTCTATGATAATTTTGTCACTTAGAACAAGAGAGTGGGGCAGATGgtatgggttttgtttttgtacatTCTTGTTAAGatatgtttcatttttatttttgtcctttTGATCCTTTCTAAAACTTCAATTACCAGTCCATATGCGCTAATTCACATCTCTTTGGAGTTTTTTTAACTAATGAGTTGTCTTTTAATTACCATGTAAACGAGAGAGACATGGACAATGCAGCAAGCCAAGAATATATTTATGTGGATTAACACCGTAcgtttaacatataatatacaGTAAACTGATAAAATTACCGAAGTTAGATGCATGAATCTTTTCCCTAATACAATGGAAGCCTTCTAATGATCTCTTCACACGTGGTATTTGTGTAGTAGCCTCTGCAGTTTTggattttccagtttttttttttcttgttttttacttCGGTCACaagatttttcagtttttgttgtaatcataaaattatcaaaatgtgCAGTTAGGTGTGTCATGGAATGATATTTGATTCGGACAAGGGAATACGATACATATGGGGAGAAGACAAAGGATATAGAGCTGTCACGAACACGAGACcttcttacattttttatattttgtttttatatacttattatataataaaaatcgaAGGATGGATAcataacaataatatatgaaGAAATGAAATAGTCTATTAATTCTGATAGTTGGTCACTTTTAacccggtttttttttttagtaaccaATTTGACTGCTAACGAAGCCTTTTTGGGAGGGTGATGTCATTACCCTTTTAGTATAATCGGTTTGTAGATAATACATACATGGTCGTgcataaaattttctaaagaaaTGGTATGATACTCTTTTAAAACTATGCAATTTTGGTCAATTATATCACTTTTAATATTATGTGACATTTTTTTCCTATGTGTTCATTTGTTTAGAAAAGTATATATGCATATTGTTCTATTCTTACAATTTTTCTAGACGATGAGTATATATACCGACTGATGTCATcttgattaattattaattaattatagtgtAGTGTGACACATTATAGTTGTATATTTTTGTCGTCTATAATAGTTGTAACTTATAAAGTAAAATCGACTTATTTTGTAACcgtcaaaaatcaaaactaacccTCTATAAAGAAAACCCTATTTGTTTTACTAACCCAAAAAAACTTGactattatattttcaaacgATGCAAATTCAATCTTGTAATTACAATAACGTGTGGTCGACGGACACATAGCCACTTCTATCAAAGCCGAAGTAAAACGCGAATAATATGCAGcagtacaaaaatatatttctagtAGAATATAAGGGAAGAGACAAAAACTCCTTTGCATATGAACTTTTTAATGTCCAAACTCTCTCGCTCACGTCCCTTTCTCTCTACTCTCCATGACAACAACACCATTTACTTCTTAACTTTAGAGATTAataggttttgtttttcattttacatCGTGAATTTTTGCATGTGAGTGTACTTCCCGAAGTGCAAATCACGTGAGTGCAATTTTCTTTGACAAATCCCGAGCAATTGAAACCCTAAATATCATCGTTTCTaatcaaaaaattaatcaattagGAGAAAACAGTCTGTAAAAGTAGAAGAATATGAGAAATGGTAGGGATATCTATGAGTCTATATGTGACAAGAATGAGCTTCCCTATTGTGTAgatcagtgtttttttttttgtgtggtgatGATTCACCGGCACACGTGAATTGATGGGTTATGGGTACTTATATGTCCTTGTAGAATATAGACCATTTTATACCCTTACTTATatactcatcagtcatcacaatATTGCATACTCTTGTGTaactttaatttggttttgtttttatcaaagAGGTTTATATTGAATGAATTAAATCAATGGTTCCCTTAATTAGCTTAGTTGTGAAACTAATGTTTGCAATGCTATTACCCATTAAGTCATTAACCCCCAAAAATGTCCAACTCTTAGAAGTATTCTAATCTACGTTTTAAATTTCGACGTTTTGAATAATTGATTTGTACTCAAATAAAATCAATGTGACAAAAAAGAAGACATCTATCAGATAAGATTATGATCCAACAGACCGTTtataaaaagaaaggaaaacaaatggaatgtatatatgcaaatgcaTGCACATATATAAAGGtacatatgaatatatatatatatatatatatatatatatatatattcaagaagaTAGTGGAtaggtgaagagagagagagaagggtatTCATAAGATCCCCGTGAGGAGTGTTTGGAGGCATTCCAATATCACAACTAACATTCTTCTGTTTGCTTTTATCctcttctttaacttctttcgatgctcctattttaataattatttagtatatatatataatatatgtacaAACATTTCTCATATTATTTCTTCCTCCATCACGAGCTCATATGATTACTATTTAAGTTCTAGCCGATCTCCTCGTTTCTCCAAATACTATATGTACACTCAAGAATCACTCATGCGCAGTTGCGCACACATGTATATATGCCTTTGAAGAGAATTGGTCATGACTAATTACGGCACAATAATGTAGATCATGATAAGCACAAGAATCAATTCTCAATCGAAAAGAGGAATAACATGAACATGCATTTGAATCTTCACTACGTAGTTGTATTTATCTTAGAAATTATGACTTTACTgttatttagttttgttattgATTATCGAGAGATTCTGAACCAAAATCCACGCCTATCTTGAGACTAATTGTCGGATATTCTTGCAACTTAAGTTATCCTGTGCATATACCAATTTACATGTATATTAAATTTACAttagttaagtttttttttaagagtaaaatatattaaattaatgcAGTAATATTCTCacgtataatatatataatatataatatattataaatatgtggAATATCGTGTAATTTAAACATAGATGCAAGCAAGTAATTCACGAGATACCAATCGAATTTGTCcgtatatatcatatattgtAGCGATAAATAGAGACTACACGGTAGACATGTGAGAGACGAGAGAGGATCTTTATACACTTTGAAGAAACTCACATCTCTACATCATCATTCTCACTCATATAcactttctctatatatatagacgagAACCGGAGAGGAATTGAGAAGGAAAAGCCAATTAAAGCATATAAGAATGGTTTCGAGGGAACACAAGAGAGGCTCCTCTCTTCGTGAGAAGTTTCATTTGCTTCGTTCAATCACTAATTCTCATGCTGTAATCAGATTCCACCATTCTATTTTAattcttaccttttttcctttttttttatcccgACATAATTCGATTCTTCTATGATCATAAATTAAATTCCAGTcctactatttatatatttactatatttATGTGTATATTTCATTAGATGAACATACATATTCATATatgtccacatatatctccttaGGTGATCTCTATCTTTCTTTTCATTCATTAGAGAGATCAAacttgtttgttcaaaaaaaaaaaaatcaaactttactCCGTtcatatatttctaaatatatacatctttgtcatatgaatatttaattatataaatatatatatatatatatgtattgaaaCTCTGCTTTTACGAGTATCAAGAAACACTAAATTTTGACTAGCTAGTCGATTTGTGATATATACTTCACTAATTCTAAGTATACTTCTttgagaaaaagtaaaaaaaaaactatatatgaaacatctatgttttaaaaaatttcttattatgTTCAATTTTACTTCTCCgatcaacaaatatatatattacttggTTCACTCCTAAtcatattgaatatatttttctaacaaaGATACATAAATTAAGGGGCAGAGCATCATCGAGAAAAGGGACTAAACTTGtcattttgattatttaaaCTGAGCAGTATCGCTGATATATATGCAACGCATGTTTTGCAGGAGAGTGAAACATCGATCATAGTGGATGCATCAAACTATATCAAAAAGCTTAAGCAAAAAGTCCAAAAACTCAACAATGATCAGAACATGTCTGAGCAATCATTCTGCGACCCATCCGACTCAAATCCTACGGTATAAACATATAAAGTATACATTGATTTCATTTATATTAAGAACCATTGACTAATAATTTTTGGGTTATTGTATATTGGTAGGTTACAGTGGAAACCCTAGAGAAAGGGTTCATGATAAAGGTAATGTCAGGGAAGAATGAGGAAGGCATGTTGGTTTGTGTTCTTGAAACCTTTGAAGATCTTGGACTTGATGTTGTTGAAGCTAGGGCTTCATGTACAGACACATTTAGCTTGCATGCCATTGGTTCATCACATGTAAACAcagttcttcttcatcaccatcattatataatataataataaatactaacGAATGTAAggatatttattttactttttattggaTACATATTTACAGAATGATGATGGAGACAGCATGGATGCTGAAGCAGTGAGACAGGCAGTGGCAGAAGCGATCAGGACCTGGAGTGATAGCCATGCATGATCCAAATAAAAGTATTCATTCGTATCTAtagatatttataattttgtttgaccTTAAAAGGGATCTTAGTCATACATATGATTacggaaagagaaaaaatcaatTGTATGTCTCTCTGATTATTCAAATTTCTCAAGTAATTTTCGTGgcaccaaaaataattaattcatcaCTAATATGCGAAAACTTGTATAGCTTGGAGATTCAAAAGGACACCATTCCTATTCTCTGTTTACTTTGATCAGctcaaaagcaaagaagatCCTCTCTTGATCTCATCTTCGATTTTTCAACTCTAGCTGTTCTCTCTTGTCCTTTCGTCGATTCGATTTCAAAACCCTTGGCTAGGTTAATTAACGTTTAATCGGTCCTTGTTGCTGGTTAATGAGCTTATTTTGCATTATTAGTGGGCTTTGAATATGGGCCATTTGTAAAACATAGTTTTCCTTCGTAAAATTGGTCTGGACTGGAGCTTtgaatcagatcaattaattaaacagcTATTACATAAAACCATACAAAATATACACTGATAGCTCACTACTAGTTTAATTACTCACTTCTCTTGCTTCTCGTTTCCATCAAGAACGCTCTTGTGATCTGCACACATAGATGCTGGTTTTTCTGAGAGAAAGCTTCGTACTTATCCGAGAAAACGACGTCTTCCATGTTCCGCACCACGAATCCTATACAAGCCTCCTTCAGCGTCTTGCTCGAACCAAGATCCGAGACATCAAGAACGTCGAGAACGCTAGAGACGTTCAAGGAACTCAACATATGTTGCTCGCACAACTCTTGCAAGTAATGAATCATGTACTTATCTGCCGCAACAAACAAGGCATAGACATGTTTCTCCAACTTGTCTGAAGCCAATGTGCCGGTGTATAGAAACTCCAAGAGAGCTTGAAGTTGCTCCGAGTTAAGTTCTTGGAGCGTTATGGCGTCTTCTGGAGCACTTTTGCATCCGTCTGAGTCTAGAAAGTTCTTGAAGATCTCGGATTTTGAAGCCTATATATTGAAAACACCCaagtctttttttaattaacaaagtATATATAGTATGGTTGTTTTTATGGTTgatgtaaaatattaattatcaacggtatattgaattttgattataaattatgggttttttcattttttatatataaattttaatttcatttgattGTCAACACACTAGCTATTAgtataacatataaatataataggaaaaaactaatcaatgccacaaaaataagtaaaaaggaTCAATGGAATTACCAGCAAAGCTCTATGTGCAAGAACTGGAGGGCCATCATCGCCCGCTTTTAGAAGAATGTCAGCATGAAGCTGTTCTTTGAAACCCGTAACAAAGCTGCTCAAGAAGACTATccttttcttctgttcttcgTCGGTTTCTTTCATGTTTTTCATCCATTTGATCACCTTCTCTAGTGGTTGTGGCTGGAATTCTCGaacaaatatttaatagaaaactCATATAAAGTCGATATATTGatgtattttgatatatataatcaaaaattgaaaacttaacaaacatatataaggAGCTTAcctcacaagaaaacaaaggagaagaagaaagagatgagccATTCTTGACGGTAGACTCATGGGTCGATTTGTCATGATCTTCTTTCGAGCCCTCAAGCTCTTTGAGCAGCGCGATAGTGGTTTTAGCCCCTTCGTAGCACGATCCACATATTGTGTTCCTTGGTGGTCTTAAAATAGTTGGCATTGTGGTGCAGATTGAGCAATCCATTGAATTTTCTTAGTTTGTAGTTACCTCTTCTCTATTTGTCTATCTCCCAATTTTTATGAAGTAAACTTGAGCATATGAAGAAGATCAATATAGGGAGATGATGGAGGGGGAGCAGTTTCTTGCTTCGAACGCAAGCTGTTAAAAGTATTGTTCAAGAGTTGTTGTTGGTTAGAGATGGTTACGttcttgaaaacatttttttattatagttttcGTTAATAATCAACTCAGCTACATGATTGTTTCCGGAAAGAGTTGTTGAGCATAATTTAACAAACTAAACAACGCAAATGAAATGATTTAAGTCATGAAGGAATCTTTTGGGGGCATGCAGTTGTATTGTATGGTTGGAACTTGGAACCTTCATgtgatattatatatgtattaataatTGATATGGATAATGATTTATTAAGATAAATcactaaataataattatcgGATTTATCTATTATTTAGTGGTTGATCTATTATATGCTGACTGTATATGCTTCGCATGTACATGATCGATTTGTTAAACGTACATAATTAGTAAAATTAACTCATGAACAATTGATTAGAGAGGACATAAGAATATAGAGATTTGAGATACTACGGATAGCTTCAAAAGCTAAAAGACGTAAAAAGTtgggaacaaaagaaaaaaaaagaaaaggacttGCCAACCTTTCAACAGCAAATATGTATAGTGTAAGCACGTCGCACCATTCATCGACATGATATATACGAATATNNNNNNNNNNNNNNNNNNNNNNNNNNNNNNNNNNNNNNNNNNNNNNNNNNNNNNNNNNNNNNNNNNNNNNNNNNNNNNNNNNNNNNNNNNNNNNNNNNNNNNNNNNNNNNNNNNNNNNNNNNNNNNNNNNNNNNNNNNNNNNNNNNNNNNNNNNNNNNNNNNNNNNNNNNNNNNNNNNNNNNNNNNNNNNNNNNNNNNNNNNNNNNNNNNNNNNNNNNNNNNNNNNNNNNNNNNNNNNNNNNN
The Camelina sativa cultivar DH55 chromosome 6, Cs, whole genome shotgun sequence genome window above contains:
- the LOC104791920 gene encoding uncharacterized protein LOC104791920 codes for the protein MVSREHKRGSSLREKFHLLRSITNSHAESETSIIVDASNYIKKLKQKVQKLNNDQNMSEQSFCDPSDSNPTVTVETLEKGFMIKVMSGKNEEGMLVCVLETFEDLGLDVVEARASCTDTFSLHAIGSSHNDDGDSMDAEAVRQAVAEAIRTWSDSHA
- the LOC104791921 gene encoding BTB/POZ domain-containing protein At3g56230, coding for MDCSICTTMPTILRPPRNTICGSCYEGAKTTIALLKELEGSKEDHDKSTHESTVKNGSSLSSSPLFSCEPQPLEKVIKWMKNMKETDEEQKKRIVFLSSFVTGFKEQLHADILLKAGDDGPPVLAHRALLASKSEIFKNFLDSDGCKSAPEDAITLQELNSEQLQALLEFLYTGTLASDKLEKHVYALFVAADKYMIHYLQELCEQHMLSSLNVSSVLDVLDVSDLGSSKTLKEACIGFVVRNMEDVVFSDKYEAFSQKNQHLCVQITRAFLMETRSKRSE